A genome region from Cervus elaphus chromosome 18, mCerEla1.1, whole genome shotgun sequence includes the following:
- the LOC122674251 gene encoding transmembrane protein 243-like — translation MEDFSTRTYGTSGLDNRPLFGETSAKDRIISLVVGSLTSLLILVTLISAFVFPQLPPKPLNIFFAVCISLSSITACILIYWYQQGDLEPKFRNLIYYILFSIIMLCICANLYFHDVGK, via the coding sequence ATGGAGGACTTTTCCACCAGGACCTACGGCACAAGTGGCCTGGACAACAGACCTCTGTTCGGAGAGACGTCTGCCAAGGATCGAATCATCAGTTTAGTTGTTGGCAGCTTAACATCTTTATTGATCCTAGTAACGCTGATTAGTGCTTTTGTTTTCCCTCAACTACCTCCAAAACCGTTGAATATATTTTTTGCTGTCTGCATCTCTTTGAGCAGTATCACTGCCTGCATACTTATCTACTGGTATCAACAAGGAGATTTAGAACCGAAATTTAGAAACCTTATTTACTATATCTTATTTTCTATCATCATGTTATGTATATGTGCGAATCTGTACTTCCATGATGTGGGAAAGTGA